One genomic segment of Aquipluma nitroreducens includes these proteins:
- a CDS encoding P-loop NTPase family protein, producing the protein MNENSIKSGPANTVSPSTKITLNPYEQIADYRGGVFNFNLQTCLQWMEERGKILFGNHFSIVPTDIELIYKLLVYAIGDQGNAERHGINLRKGILLCGPIGCGKTSLLKLISYFCPRDTQFLVKPTREISFEFEKDGYSVVNQYSKGSFVRYANMPFIPKVYCFDDLGLEQTPKYYGNECNVMAEILLNRYDLFISKRMLTHITTNLSASELEEIYGNRIRSRMREMFNLVAFDRDTKDKRA; encoded by the coding sequence ATGAACGAGAATTCAATCAAGTCGGGACCAGCAAACACAGTGTCACCGTCAACAAAAATTACGCTGAACCCTTATGAACAGATAGCCGATTATCGCGGCGGAGTATTCAATTTCAATTTACAGACCTGTCTGCAGTGGATGGAAGAACGGGGCAAAATCCTGTTCGGGAACCACTTTTCGATAGTTCCAACGGATATAGAGCTGATCTACAAGCTGCTGGTTTATGCCATCGGCGACCAGGGAAATGCAGAAAGGCACGGGATCAACTTGAGAAAAGGTATCCTCTTGTGCGGCCCAATTGGCTGTGGCAAGACCAGCTTATTAAAGCTCATTAGCTATTTTTGCCCTCGGGATACCCAGTTTTTGGTTAAGCCCACACGGGAGATTAGTTTTGAGTTTGAAAAAGATGGTTATTCCGTGGTTAACCAGTACAGCAAAGGATCGTTTGTCAGATATGCCAACATGCCTTTCATCCCCAAAGTGTATTGCTTTGATGATTTGGGATTGGAACAAACCCCGAAATATTACGGCAATGAATGCAATGTAATGGCCGAAATATTGCTGAATCGCTATGATCTTTTTATTTCAAAACGGATGTTAACACACATCACCACAAACCTTTCTGCATCAGAGTTGGAGGAGATCTACGGCAACCGAATCCGTAGCCGGATGCGCGAAATGTTTAATTTGGTGGCCTTTGACAGGGATACAAAGGACAAGCGGGCTTAG
- a CDS encoding DUF4133 domain-containing protein, with amino-acid sequence MQGYQVKKVDTRLYIKGLSGPLVFQALYGIIATFFMFSILYILVGVFPAVLIGVPAFFGYLYRLNTIQKKYGPEGWGKKQTARKLPQFISCKRRIHQIS; translated from the coding sequence ATGCAAGGCTATCAAGTCAAAAAGGTGGACACCCGGTTGTATATCAAAGGGCTTTCCGGCCCTTTGGTATTCCAGGCACTGTATGGAATCATTGCTACCTTCTTTATGTTCTCCATACTCTACATTCTGGTCGGGGTTTTTCCTGCCGTTCTGATTGGAGTCCCGGCCTTTTTTGGTTATCTCTACCGGCTAAATACCATCCAGAAAAAGTACGGTCCGGAAGGATGGGGCAAAAAACAGACCGCCCGGAAACTGCCTCAATTCATTAGCTGCAAACGACGAATCCATCAAATTTCTTAA
- a CDS encoding DUF4134 domain-containing protein, with translation MKTKVQHFFKRAEALVALLILCIYQTMAQSAAGIDQATAEVSSYIDPISNLIIAIGAVVGLIGGVRVYIKWQSGDQDTQKAIMGWFGACLFLILVGVVIKAFFV, from the coding sequence ATGAAAACAAAAGTTCAGCATTTTTTCAAAAGGGCAGAAGCACTTGTTGCACTCCTTATCCTTTGTATTTACCAAACGATGGCCCAGTCCGCTGCCGGTATCGACCAGGCTACCGCCGAAGTCAGTTCTTACATTGACCCAATCTCCAACCTGATCATTGCCATTGGAGCAGTAGTCGGGCTGATTGGCGGAGTCCGTGTATATATTAAGTGGCAAAGTGGAGACCAGGATACCCAGAAAGCCATCATGGGTTGGTTTGGCGCCTGTTTGTTCCTGATTTTAGTGGGAGTGGTGATCAAGGCATTCTTTGTCTGA